From a region of the Xanthomonas rydalmerensis genome:
- a CDS encoding GumC family protein gives MEGLPMSASTLPPASASRPRPVAAPLSPADIGLLDYWNALYRQRWLIVGITAAVVLLALLVMLLMTPKYRATSVLQIERESLNVANVANLMPVESPQDRDFYQTQYELLGSRSLARQVIREAKLTQAPAFKPLVDEALEKLQDNGDGRAPTPQARAAAAENALVGPVLDALTIEPVRDSRLVRINFDSPDRVLATRVANTYAKMFIASTQERRLQASSFAARYLSERLAQLRDKVEESEKNAVDYSSQEQIVSMGEDKPSLPTQNMSELNVRLAAAQDARIKAEAAWRQAGIGDGMGLPQVVSNPLIQSLRTEQAKLTADYQQKLATFQPGYPEMQRLQNQIAETKRQIADEIANIRGALKNDYEAARQQETLLADRIAALKNDELDLQTRSIRYTMLRREADTNRQLYDALLQRYKEIGVVGNVGTNNISIVDRADVPGKPSSPKKLLGLALAFVFGLFLALAVALVRYFIREAEAAAAASA, from the coding sequence CTGGAGGGCCTACCGATGAGCGCCTCCACCTTGCCTCCCGCCTCCGCGTCGCGTCCGCGCCCGGTGGCCGCGCCGCTGAGCCCGGCCGACATCGGCCTGCTGGATTACTGGAATGCGCTGTACCGCCAGCGTTGGCTGATCGTCGGCATCACCGCGGCGGTGGTGCTGCTGGCGCTGCTGGTGATGTTGCTGATGACGCCCAAGTACCGTGCCACCAGCGTGCTGCAGATCGAGCGCGAATCGCTCAACGTCGCCAACGTCGCCAACCTGATGCCGGTGGAATCGCCGCAGGACCGCGACTTCTACCAGACCCAGTACGAACTGCTCGGCAGCCGTTCGCTGGCGCGGCAGGTGATCCGCGAGGCCAAGCTGACCCAGGCGCCGGCGTTCAAGCCGCTGGTCGACGAAGCCCTGGAGAAGCTGCAGGACAACGGCGACGGGCGTGCGCCGACGCCGCAGGCGCGGGCCGCCGCGGCCGAGAATGCGCTGGTTGGACCAGTGCTGGATGCCTTGACCATCGAGCCGGTCCGCGACTCACGCCTGGTGCGGATCAATTTCGATTCGCCCGATCGCGTGCTGGCCACGCGCGTGGCCAACACCTACGCCAAGATGTTCATCGCCTCGACCCAGGAACGCCGGCTGCAGGCGTCCTCGTTCGCGGCGCGCTACCTGTCCGAGCGCCTGGCGCAACTGCGCGACAAGGTCGAGGAGTCGGAGAAGAACGCGGTCGACTATTCCAGCCAGGAACAGATCGTGTCGATGGGCGAGGACAAGCCGTCGCTGCCGACGCAGAACATGAGCGAGCTGAATGTGCGCCTGGCCGCGGCGCAGGACGCGCGGATCAAGGCCGAGGCGGCTTGGCGCCAGGCCGGCATCGGCGACGGCATGGGCCTGCCGCAGGTGGTCAGCAACCCGTTGATCCAGAGCCTGCGTACCGAACAGGCCAAGCTGACCGCCGACTACCAGCAGAAGCTGGCCACGTTCCAGCCCGGCTATCCGGAAATGCAGCGCCTGCAGAACCAGATCGCCGAGACCAAGCGGCAGATCGCCGACGAGATCGCCAACATCCGCGGTGCGCTGAAGAACGACTACGAAGCGGCGCGGCAGCAGGAGACGCTGCTCGCCGACCGCATCGCCGCACTGAAGAACGACGAACTTGACCTGCAGACCCGCAGCATCCGCTACACCATGCTGCGCCGCGAGGCCGACACCAACCGCCAGCTCTACGACGCGCTGCTGCAGCGCTACAAGGAGATCGGCGTGGTCGGCAACGTGGGCACCAACAACATTTCCATCGTCGACCGCGCCGATGTGCCGGGCAAGCCGAGTTCGCCGAAGAAGCTGCTCGGCCTGGCGCTGGCCTTCGTGTTCGGTCTGTTCCTGGCGTTGGCGGTGGCGCTGGTGCGCTACTTCATCCGCGAGGCCGAAGCCGCGGCGGCGGCTTCGGCGTGA
- a CDS encoding undecaprenyl-phosphate glucose phosphotransferase, giving the protein MLLADLSSATYTTSSPRMLSKYAAAADILLRVSDLTVMVGGALLTHRLLFGTWMPEPAYRVAIGTTLLYAVICFALFPLYRSWRGRGLLREMMVLSLACGGVFALFAVHAFVVQFGQQVSRLWIGTWFVTSLATLLLSRTVVRGVLNRLRSEGVDVQRVVVVGLRHPVVKIHNYLSRNPWVGMQVMGYFSSDYDLSVADHPQKLQCLGEGTADALIDYLDDHQVEQVWISLPLGERDHIKQLLQRMDRYPIQVRLIPDLFDFGMLNQSGDQIGNVPVINLRQGGVDRNTYFVVAKALQDKLVALAALAVLWPLMLAIAVGVKLSSPGPVFFRQRRHGLGGREFYMYKFRSMRVQQEPSEVVVQATRGDSRVTRFGAFLRRTSLDELPQLFNVLGGSMSVVGPRPHAAQHNTHYEKLIHHYMQRHYVKPGITGWAQVNGFRGETPELRTMKKRIQYDLDYIRRWSLWLDTRIIVLTAFKVLGQKTAY; this is encoded by the coding sequence ATGCTTTTGGCAGACCTGAGTAGCGCCACCTATACGACCTCCTCGCCGCGCATGCTGTCCAAGTACGCGGCCGCGGCAGACATCCTGCTGCGCGTCTCCGACCTGACCGTCATGGTCGGCGGCGCCTTGCTGACCCATCGGTTGCTGTTCGGCACCTGGATGCCGGAACCGGCGTACCGGGTGGCGATCGGCACCACCCTGCTGTACGCAGTGATCTGCTTCGCGCTGTTCCCGCTGTACCGCAGTTGGCGCGGGCGCGGCCTGCTGCGCGAAATGATGGTGTTGAGCCTGGCCTGCGGTGGCGTGTTCGCGCTGTTCGCGGTGCACGCCTTCGTCGTGCAGTTCGGCCAGCAGGTCTCGCGGCTGTGGATCGGCACCTGGTTCGTCACCAGCCTGGCGACGCTGCTGCTCTCGCGCACGGTGGTGCGCGGCGTGCTCAACCGGCTGCGCTCCGAAGGTGTGGACGTGCAGCGGGTGGTGGTGGTCGGCCTGCGCCATCCGGTGGTGAAGATCCACAACTACCTGAGCCGCAATCCCTGGGTCGGCATGCAGGTGATGGGCTACTTCAGCAGCGACTACGACCTGTCGGTGGCCGACCATCCGCAGAAGCTGCAGTGCCTGGGCGAAGGCACCGCGGACGCGCTGATCGACTACCTCGACGACCACCAGGTCGAGCAGGTGTGGATCTCGCTGCCGCTGGGCGAACGCGACCACATCAAACAACTGCTGCAGCGCATGGACCGCTATCCGATCCAGGTCCGGCTGATCCCCGACCTGTTCGACTTCGGCATGCTCAACCAGTCCGGCGACCAGATCGGCAACGTGCCGGTGATCAACCTGCGCCAGGGCGGCGTGGACCGCAACACCTACTTCGTGGTCGCCAAGGCGCTGCAGGACAAGCTGGTGGCCCTGGCCGCGCTGGCCGTGTTGTGGCCACTGATGCTGGCGATCGCGGTGGGCGTGAAGCTGAGCTCGCCGGGCCCGGTGTTCTTCCGCCAGCGCCGCCACGGCCTGGGCGGGCGCGAGTTCTACATGTACAAGTTCCGCTCCATGCGCGTGCAGCAGGAGCCCAGCGAGGTGGTGGTGCAGGCCACGCGCGGCGACAGCCGGGTGACCCGCTTCGGTGCGTTCCTGCGCCGGACCAGCCTGGACGAGCTGCCGCAACTGTTCAACGTCCTGGGCGGCAGCATGTCGGTGGTGGGGCCGCGTCCGCATGCCGCGCAGCACAACACCCACTACGAAAAGCTGATCCACCACTACATGCAGCGGCACTACGTGAAGCCGGGCATCACCGGCTGGGCGCAGGTCAACGGCTTCCGCGGCGAGACGCCGGAGCTGCGCACGATGAAGAAGCGCATCCAGTACGACCTCGACTACATCCGCCGTTGGTCGTTGTGGCTGGACACGCGGATCATCGTGCTGACCGCGTTCAAGGTGCTCGGGCAGAAGACCGCCTACTGA
- a CDS encoding acyltransferase family protein: MSAPATAVSASVPAQARSARASVPRDMRIDAAKAIAILLVVFGHAKGIPHAYVILAYSFHVPMFFLLSGWVGEAFGNRPLTLATVGKLARSLLLPYVAFFFVAYAYWTLTRHIGSKAQLWGDRPWWEPLLGLVSGIGPKLYVMPALWFLPALFVTTLAYLALRRTLSVQALAGLSLPLAWGWACWFPGQDMRLPFSLDVLPVALCFFAIGALAATRAHWWPARPAGNALAAVLLGAAWFAIAWYNGRVDVNLLKFGDSPLGFLAASLLGSAMALCVAGLVQRWAWLQWIGRNTLLILCTHTLLFSVMAGVAARTGLVRGDAWGPAWAVSVSVLAVLASVPIRVVLVRVAPWMIGVRRSAVAGATA, from the coding sequence ATGAGCGCGCCCGCCACGGCCGTCTCCGCGTCGGTGCCGGCGCAGGCGCGCAGCGCACGCGCGAGCGTGCCGCGCGACATGCGCATCGACGCGGCCAAGGCGATTGCGATCCTGCTGGTGGTGTTCGGCCATGCCAAGGGCATTCCGCACGCCTACGTGATCCTGGCCTACAGCTTCCACGTGCCGATGTTCTTCCTGTTGTCGGGCTGGGTCGGTGAGGCCTTCGGCAATCGCCCACTGACCCTGGCCACGGTCGGCAAGCTGGCGCGCAGCCTGTTGCTGCCGTATGTGGCGTTCTTCTTTGTCGCCTACGCGTACTGGACGCTGACCCGGCATATCGGCAGCAAGGCGCAGCTGTGGGGCGACCGGCCGTGGTGGGAGCCGCTGCTGGGCCTGGTCAGCGGCATCGGCCCCAAGCTCTACGTGATGCCGGCGCTGTGGTTCCTGCCGGCGCTGTTCGTGACCACGCTGGCGTATCTGGCGCTGCGGCGGACGCTGTCGGTGCAGGCCCTGGCCGGGCTGTCGCTGCCGCTGGCCTGGGGCTGGGCCTGCTGGTTCCCAGGGCAGGACATGCGCCTGCCGTTCTCCCTGGACGTGCTGCCGGTGGCGCTGTGTTTCTTCGCGATCGGCGCGCTCGCCGCGACGCGCGCGCACTGGTGGCCGGCACGGCCGGCCGGCAATGCGCTGGCGGCGGTGCTGCTGGGCGCGGCCTGGTTCGCGATCGCCTGGTACAACGGCCGCGTGGACGTGAACCTGCTCAAGTTCGGCGATTCGCCGCTGGGCTTCCTCGCCGCCAGCCTGCTCGGCAGCGCCATGGCCTTGTGCGTGGCCGGCCTGGTGCAGCGCTGGGCCTGGCTGCAGTGGATCGGACGCAATACCTTGCTGATCCTGTGCACGCACACCTTGTTGTTCTCGGTGATGGCCGGCGTCGCCGCTCGCACCGGCCTGGTTCGCGGCGATGCCTGGGGACCGGCCTGGGCGGTGTCGGTGAGCGTGCTGGCGGTGCTGGCCAGCGTGCCGATCCGCGTGGTGCTGGTGCGGGTCGCGCCGTGGATGATCGGCGTGCGGCGCAGCGCGGTCGCAGGAGCGACGGCATGA
- a CDS encoding polysaccharide biosynthesis protein GumE: protein MLSASDMPLREQRRNLLIELVLLFAIGYNFVLAVINAKVFRVSPAMTYAVELAVYAACFLLGLRALDRKRLAMVFTGIALLALLMLVRLFLAWSLDPKFFRDALIPFAFLLLGAAYTGSLPRMFVRMALLVSLVAVFELALPKVYGDVVNPKSYFVNARGASASSFWNQDSNLFVSATRPGARNFLPSSNLPRASSVFIEPVTMGNFIIFFTAILLTFWRWMRPFAVVASVAMIGFLIVASDGRLAAGTCVMMALLSPLLLRMDQRLGFLIFFAVMGGAWLLVWASGIQSYEDTTLGRVFFTVDSIRRMSADAWMGLDVDQPYRYFDSGIAYFISSQSVLLVLAFLLAYSFAMLMRTIEGQLFKNLLIFAFSLSLLVSNGYFSIKTAALWWFVCGCLWQMAPQLRDASAVPPRPAPVPRIPAVPA, encoded by the coding sequence ATGCTGAGCGCATCGGACATGCCGCTGCGCGAGCAGCGCCGCAACCTGCTGATCGAGCTGGTGTTGCTGTTCGCCATCGGCTACAACTTCGTGCTGGCGGTGATCAACGCCAAGGTGTTCCGGGTCAGCCCGGCGATGACCTATGCGGTGGAACTGGCGGTCTATGCCGCCTGCTTCCTGCTCGGCCTGCGCGCGCTGGATCGCAAGCGCCTGGCGATGGTGTTCACCGGCATCGCCCTGTTGGCGCTGCTGATGCTGGTGCGCCTGTTCCTGGCGTGGTCGCTGGATCCGAAATTCTTCCGCGATGCGCTGATCCCGTTCGCCTTCCTGCTGCTCGGCGCCGCCTATACCGGCTCGCTGCCGCGCATGTTCGTGCGCATGGCGCTGCTGGTGTCGCTGGTGGCGGTGTTCGAACTGGCGCTGCCCAAGGTCTACGGCGACGTGGTCAATCCCAAGAGCTATTTCGTCAATGCACGCGGCGCCAGCGCGTCGAGCTTCTGGAACCAGGACAGCAACCTGTTCGTCAGCGCGACGCGACCGGGTGCGCGCAACTTCCTGCCGTCGTCGAACCTGCCGCGCGCCTCCTCGGTGTTCATCGAGCCGGTGACGATGGGCAACTTCATCATCTTCTTCACCGCCATCCTGCTGACCTTCTGGCGCTGGATGCGGCCGTTCGCGGTCGTCGCCTCGGTGGCGATGATCGGCTTCCTGATCGTGGCCTCGGACGGACGCCTGGCCGCCGGCACCTGCGTGATGATGGCGCTGCTGAGTCCGTTGCTGCTGCGCATGGATCAGCGCCTGGGCTTCCTGATCTTCTTCGCGGTGATGGGCGGTGCATGGCTGCTGGTGTGGGCCTCGGGCATCCAGAGCTATGAGGACACCACGCTGGGGCGGGTGTTCTTCACCGTCGATTCGATCCGCAGGATGAGCGCCGATGCGTGGATGGGGCTGGACGTGGACCAGCCGTACCGCTACTTCGACAGCGGCATCGCCTACTTCATCTCCTCGCAGTCGGTGCTGCTGGTGCTGGCGTTCCTGCTGGCCTATTCGTTCGCGATGCTGATGCGCACCATCGAAGGGCAGTTGTTCAAGAACCTGCTGATCTTCGCGTTCTCGCTGAGTCTGCTGGTCTCCAACGGCTACTTCTCGATCAAGACCGCGGCGCTGTGGTGGTTCGTGTGCGGCTGCCTGTGGCAGATGGCGCCGCAGTTGCGCGATGCGTCCGCGGTGCCGCCGCGGCCGGCACCGGTCCCGCGGATTCCGGCGGTGCCGGCATGA
- a CDS encoding glycosyltransferase family 4 protein, which yields MKVVHVVRQFHPSVGGMEEVVMNIARRHLQQGRDQVEVVSLDRVFTDPQQRLAPRDSHQGVPIVRLPYRGSSRYPLAPSVLAAVRGADLLHVHGIDFFYDFLALTRPLHRVPMIVSTHGGFFHTTYASRLKMLWFKTLTRASALAYARVVATSENDGQLFSQVVAPRRLRVIENGVDVDKFAGQGSAAPGRTLIYFGRWSVNKGLLETLDLVRALAAQDPAWQLIVAGREYDFSVADLQQAIAERGLQQRVRLQVAPTQAQLAQLLGSAQYFVCLSRHEGFGLAAVEAMSAGLLPILSDIPPFARLQRESGQGVLVDPADVQAAAATVRAFASGADAAFAAQREAAMAYAHRYDWDRVVGAYLDEYRLALGGAEGGR from the coding sequence ATGAAGGTGGTGCATGTGGTGCGCCAGTTCCATCCCTCGGTGGGCGGCATGGAGGAGGTGGTGATGAACATCGCGCGCCGCCATCTGCAGCAGGGACGCGACCAGGTCGAGGTGGTGAGCCTGGACCGGGTGTTCACCGATCCGCAGCAGCGCCTGGCGCCGCGCGATAGTCATCAGGGCGTGCCGATCGTGCGCCTGCCATACCGCGGCTCCTCGCGCTACCCGCTGGCGCCGTCGGTGCTGGCGGCGGTGCGCGGCGCGGATCTGCTGCACGTGCATGGCATCGATTTCTTCTACGACTTCCTGGCCCTGACCCGGCCGCTGCACCGTGTGCCGATGATCGTTTCCACCCATGGCGGTTTCTTCCATACCACCTACGCCTCGCGCCTGAAGATGCTCTGGTTCAAGACCCTCACCCGCGCCTCGGCGCTCGCCTATGCGCGGGTGGTGGCGACCAGCGAGAACGACGGCCAACTGTTCTCGCAGGTGGTCGCGCCGCGGCGGCTGCGGGTGATCGAGAACGGCGTGGACGTGGACAAGTTCGCCGGGCAGGGCAGCGCCGCGCCTGGTCGCACGCTGATCTACTTCGGGCGCTGGTCGGTCAACAAGGGCCTGTTGGAGACCCTGGACCTGGTGCGTGCGCTGGCCGCACAGGACCCAGCCTGGCAGTTGATCGTGGCCGGGCGCGAATACGACTTCAGCGTGGCCGACCTGCAGCAGGCCATCGCCGAGCGCGGCCTGCAGCAGCGGGTGCGCCTGCAGGTGGCGCCGACCCAGGCGCAGTTGGCGCAGTTGCTCGGCAGCGCGCAGTACTTCGTGTGCCTGTCGCGGCACGAGGGCTTTGGCCTGGCAGCGGTGGAGGCGATGAGTGCCGGGCTGTTGCCGATCCTCAGCGACATCCCGCCGTTCGCGCGTCTGCAACGCGAGTCGGGGCAGGGCGTGCTGGTCGACCCCGCCGATGTGCAGGCCGCCGCGGCCACGGTGCGTGCCTTTGCCAGCGGCGCCGATGCGGCCTTCGCCGCGCAGCGCGAAGCGGCGATGGCCTATGCGCATCGCTACGACTGGGACCGCGTGGTCGGCGCCTATCTGGACGAGTACCGCCTGGCGCTGGGCGGAGCGGAGGGCGGCCGATGA